One window from the genome of Aeromonas sp. FDAARGOS 1405 encodes:
- a CDS encoding LysR family transcriptional regulator — protein MLRANLNLLPTLKVLLETRNISRAAELLHLSQPSISKQLAQLRSEFDDELLVREGQRWLLTPRAELLAAQLADSLGALERLYEAPGFDPSRCERVFRLASSDYVAQHILPDICAALAKEAPLAALEYSLWDKRQLPQLWQSELDLVSTITEQVPDQIRGLHQGEDRLAVLMGRHHPLAGKALSLDDYLAWPHLQVSGGGDKDSPVEQVLAPQGLSRRWFARVPFFQAAVEVLLRTDCLMTTPAHIAWQLSCGHELTFVDLPFATRDQQYHLLWHQRHHQDPAHRWFRELAYPFLRDHLQRTVGESRKLLDLGG, from the coding sequence TTGCTCAGAGCCAATCTCAACTTGTTGCCGACCCTCAAGGTGCTGCTGGAGACCCGCAATATCAGCCGCGCCGCCGAGCTGTTGCACCTGAGTCAGCCCTCCATCAGCAAGCAGCTTGCCCAGTTGCGCAGCGAGTTTGATGACGAGTTGCTGGTGCGGGAGGGGCAACGCTGGCTGCTGACGCCACGGGCCGAACTGTTGGCCGCCCAGCTGGCGGATTCTCTCGGTGCGCTGGAGCGGCTCTACGAGGCGCCCGGATTTGACCCGAGCCGCTGCGAGCGGGTATTTCGGCTCGCCTCCTCCGATTATGTGGCCCAGCATATCCTGCCCGATATCTGTGCCGCGCTCGCCAAAGAGGCGCCGTTGGCGGCGCTGGAGTACAGCCTGTGGGACAAGCGTCAGCTGCCGCAGTTGTGGCAGTCCGAGCTGGATCTGGTCTCCACCATCACCGAGCAGGTACCGGATCAGATCCGTGGTCTGCATCAGGGGGAAGATCGGCTGGCGGTGTTGATGGGACGTCACCACCCGCTGGCGGGCAAGGCGCTGAGTCTCGATGACTATCTCGCCTGGCCTCACCTGCAGGTGAGCGGGGGAGGCGACAAGGACAGCCCGGTGGAGCAGGTGTTGGCGCCGCAGGGACTGAGTCGGCGCTGGTTTGCCAGAGTTCCCTTCTTTCAGGCGGCAGTGGAGGTGTTGCTGCGCACCGATTGCCTGATGACCACCCCGGCCCATATCGCCTGGCAGCTCTCCTGTGGCCATGAGCTCACCTTTGTCGATCTGCCCTTTGCTACCCGCGACCAGCAGTATCATCTGCTGTGGCATCAGCGCCACCATCAGGATCCAGCCCACCGCTGGTTTCGCGAGCTGGCCTACCCCTTCCTGCGGGATCATCTGCAACGCACCGTTGGCGAGAGTCGCAAGCTGCTCGATCTCGGCGGTTAG
- a CDS encoding ketoacyl-ACP synthase III — translation MKYANITGWGKCLPPSVLTNDDLSTIMDTSDEWIYPRTGIKARRISHVSTSDLATLAGRRALACAGLEASDLDGIILATATPDNLLPSAASAVQKKLGAVNAAVFDLNAACTGFVYSLSVATSLVQAGMMKKVLVIGAERLTYLLDWARRDTAVLFGDGAGAVVIEASEQECGLIANKLGCDSEAREILHVPNFGTDRVRFADIDGLFTFNFEGPEIFKRAVRGMGEATSTVLAQAGIAPEQVDLIVPHQANIRIIETLAKRMNAPMEKVMVNIENYGNTSAATVPIALCEALEQGRVKPNSYLLTAAFGAGLTWGAAIIKWGDRVTPINKCEAELPPCDQSALELIAHAVEGCQKAHANEA, via the coding sequence ATGAAATACGCCAATATCACCGGCTGGGGCAAATGCCTGCCTCCCTCCGTGCTGACCAACGACGACCTCAGCACCATCATGGATACATCAGACGAGTGGATCTATCCGCGCACCGGCATCAAGGCCCGCCGGATCTCCCATGTCAGCACCTCGGATCTCGCCACCCTGGCCGGTCGCCGCGCACTGGCCTGCGCCGGTCTGGAAGCCAGCGATCTCGATGGCATCATCCTGGCCACCGCCACCCCGGACAACCTGCTGCCAAGTGCCGCCTCTGCGGTGCAAAAGAAGCTGGGCGCCGTCAACGCCGCCGTGTTTGACCTCAACGCGGCCTGCACCGGTTTCGTCTACTCCCTCTCCGTCGCTACCTCGCTGGTGCAGGCTGGCATGATGAAGAAGGTGCTGGTGATTGGCGCCGAGCGCCTCACCTACCTGCTGGACTGGGCACGCCGCGATACCGCCGTACTGTTTGGCGATGGTGCCGGTGCCGTGGTGATAGAGGCAAGCGAGCAGGAGTGTGGCCTGATCGCCAACAAGCTGGGTTGCGACAGCGAAGCGCGGGAGATCCTGCATGTACCGAACTTCGGTACCGACCGGGTGCGTTTTGCCGATATCGATGGCCTGTTCACCTTCAACTTCGAAGGGCCGGAGATCTTCAAACGTGCTGTGCGCGGCATGGGTGAGGCCACCAGCACTGTGCTGGCGCAGGCCGGTATTGCGCCGGAGCAGGTCGACCTGATCGTGCCGCACCAGGCCAATATCCGCATCATCGAGACCCTCGCCAAACGGATGAATGCGCCGATGGAGAAGGTGATGGTCAACATCGAAAACTACGGCAACACCTCCGCCGCTACCGTACCTATCGCCCTGTGCGAAGCGCTGGAGCAGGGGCGCGTCAAGCCGAATTCCTATCTGCTGACTGCCGCCTTCGGTGCCGGCCTGACCTGGGGCGCAGCCATCATCAAGTGGGGCGATCGTGTTACCCCTATCAACAAGTGCGAGGCCGAGTTGCCACCGTGCGACCAGAGCGCACTGGAACTGATTGCTCACGCCGTCGAAGGGTGTCAGAAGGCCCACGCCAACGAGGCCTGA